Proteins from a genomic interval of Schistocerca cancellata isolate TAMUIC-IGC-003103 chromosome 8, iqSchCanc2.1, whole genome shotgun sequence:
- the LOC126095500 gene encoding uncharacterized protein DKFZp434B061-like, with protein MRFEGAFAILLALCAISYFPGSLQRSVKGNADRPLMYEELNDARWHDWRLEVISSLGKATSLTARRTDGALSSAAPTDPPSSAAPTDPQSSAAPTDPPSSVAPTDPPSSAAPTDPPSSAAPTDPPSSAAPTDPPSSAAPTDPPSSAAPTDPPSSAAPSDPPSSAAPTDPPSSAAPTDPPSSAAPTDPPSSAAPTDPPSSAAPTDPPSSAAPTDPPSSAAPTDPPSSAAPTDPPSSAAPTDPPSSAAPTDPPSSAAPSDPPSSAAPSDTPSSAAPTDPPSSAAPSDPPSSAAPSDTPSSAAPTDPPSSAAPTDPPSSAAPTDPPSSAAPTDPPSSAAPSDPPSSAAPSDTPSSAAPTDPPSSAAPTNPPSSAAPTDPPSSAAPTDPPSSAAPSDPPSSAAPSDPPSSAAPSDPPSSAAPIDPPSSAAPTDPPSSAAPTDPPSSAAPTDPPSSGGPTDAPPTGGPTDAPPTGGPTDAPPTGGPTDASPTGEPTDASPTGEPTDAPPTGGPTDASPTGEPTDASPTGGPTDASPTGEPTDAPPTGGPTDASPTGEPTDASPTGGPTDAPPTGGPTDAPPTGGPTDEPTGGPTDGPTGGPSDAPASTPTPNNSLSFAGSSFVVVSATLLTLAVSWG; from the exons ATGAGATTCGAAGGTGCCTTCGCAATTCTGCTGGCGCTGTGTGCCATCTCTTATTTCCCGGGAAGTTTACAGAGGAGTGTCAAAG GAAATGCAGACAGACCATTGATGTATGAAGAGTTAAACGATGCACGGTGGCATGACTGGCGATTAGAGGTGATTTCATCACTTGGAAAAGCCACATCGCTGACAGCCAGGCGCACTGACGGCGCACTGTCGTCAGCCGCGCCCACCGACCCACCGTCGTCAGCCGCGCCCACCGACCCACAGTCGTCAGCCGCGCCCACCGACCCACCGTCGTCAGTCGCGCCCACCGACCCACCGTCGTCAGCCGCGCCCACCGACCCACCGTCGTCAGCCGCGCCCACCGACCCACCGTCGTCAGCCGCGCCCACCGACCCACCGTCGTCAGCCGCGCCCACCGACCCACCGTCGTCAGCCGCGCCCACCGACCCACCGTCGTCAGCCGCGCCCTCCGACCCACCGTCGTCAGCCGCGCCCACCGACCCACCGTCGTCAGCCGCGCCCACCGACCCACCGTCGTCAGCCGCGCCCACCGACCCACCGTCGTCAGCTGCGCCCACCGACCCACCGTCGTCAGCCGCGCCCACCGACCCACCGTCGTCAGCCGCGCCCACCGACCCACCGTCGTCAGCCGCGCCCACCGACCCACCGTCGTCAGCCGCGCCCACCGACCCACCGTCGTCAGCCGCGCCCACCGACCCACCGTCGTCAGCCGCGCCCACCGACCCACCGTCGTCAGCCGCGCCCTCCGACCCACCGTCGTCAGCCGCGCCCTCCGACACACCGTCGTCAGCCGCGCCCACCGACCCACCGTCGTCAGCCGCGCCCTCCGACCCACCGTCGTCAGCCGCGCCCTCCGACACACCGTCGTCAGCCGCGCCCACCGACCCACCGTCGTCAGCCGCGCCCACCGACCCACCGTCGTCAGCCGCGCCCACCGACCCACCGTCGTCAGCCGCGCCCACCGACCCACCGTCGTCAGCCGCGCCCTCCGACCCACCGTCGTCAGCCGCGCCCTCCGACACACCGTCGTCAGCCGCGCCCACCGACCCACCGTCGTCAGCCGCGCCCACCAACCCACCGTCGTCAGCCGCGCCCACCGACCCACCGTCGTCAGCCGCGCCCACCGACCCACCGTCGTCAGCCGCGCCCTCCGACCCACCGTCGTCAGCCGCGCCCTCCGACCCACCGTCGTCAGCTGCGCCCTCCGACCCACCGTCGTCAGCCGCGCCCATCGACCCACCGTCGTCAGCCGCGCCCACCGACCCACCGTCGTCAGCCGCGCCCACCGACCCACCGTCGTCAGCCGCGCCCACCGACCCACCGTCGTCAGGCGGGCCCACCGACGCACCACCGACAGGCGGGCCCACCGACGCACCTCCGACAGGTGGGCCCACCGACGCACCTCCGACAGGCGGGCCCACCGACGCTTCTCCTACAGGCGAGCCCACCGACGCTTCTCCTACAGGCGAGCCCACCGACGCACCTCCGACAGGCGGGCCCACCGACGCTTCTCCTACAGGCGAGCCCACCGACGCTTCTCCGACAGGCGGGCCCACCGACGCTTCTCCTACAGGCGAGCCCACCGACGCACCTCCGACAGGCGGGCCCACCGACGCTTCTCCTACAGGCGAGCCCACCGACGCTTCTCCGACAGGCGGGCCCACCGATGCACCACCGACAGGCGGGCCCACCGACGCACCTCCGACAGGCGGGCCCACGGATGAACCTACGGGTGGGCCCACAGATGGTCCTACGGGTGGGCCATCTGATGCCCCTGCATCCACACCAACCCCAAACAATTCTTTGTCGTTTGCAGGCAGCTCATTTGTGGTAGTGAGTGCGACACTTCTGACTCTGGCAGTCTCTTGGGGCTGA